One stretch of Schlesneria sp. DSM 10557 DNA includes these proteins:
- a CDS encoding toll/interleukin-1 receptor domain-containing protein yields MMAQQREIVDVFLYQHGANKEWVRTLGEQIESQTFDGTSSGRPMRVFFEEWNTDVCQNVPHRLDLALTASCSVAVIISPEILAAPWPTFEWTHLVADDPTNRNERIIPSFLRDYSFATEDYAEPHSRH; encoded by the coding sequence ATGATGGCACAGCAAAGGGAAATCGTCGATGTGTTCCTCTACCAGCACGGGGCCAACAAGGAATGGGTACGTACGCTTGGGGAACAGATTGAGTCTCAAACCTTTGACGGAACATCATCCGGAAGACCCATGCGAGTTTTCTTTGAAGAATGGAACACCGACGTCTGTCAGAACGTCCCTCATCGACTGGACTTGGCACTCACGGCAAGCTGTTCCGTCGCAGTCATCATCTCACCGGAAATCCTTGCCGCACCCTGGCCGACATTTGAGTGGACGCACCTCGTTGCAGACGATCCAACCAATCGGAATGAAAGAATCATCCCGAGCTTCCTCCGAGACTATTCATTTGCAACGGAAGACTATGCGGAGCCCCATTCAAGGCATTGA
- a CDS encoding 4Fe-4S single cluster domain-containing protein, whose protein sequence is MQQTTTGLRVVRFQERSQALGPGTRAVIWFQGCTFDCPGCIAAEMNHSNDFELTTPSDLVERVLKISGIEGVTLSGGDPFDQPLTLLAEFLEILNRQSELSVMCYTGRTLDQLRRRGANDVTARILSRLDILIDGLYVESLNDGRAWRGSSNQEIHFLSPRYHHLETSILESRDRELEVSVGPTRQIEITGIPPAGFMGRLQGQLKLRDLSLEFHVPRDEQPGAK, encoded by the coding sequence ATGCAACAAACTACAACGGGACTGCGAGTCGTACGATTCCAAGAGCGTTCTCAGGCTCTGGGGCCGGGAACGCGCGCGGTCATTTGGTTTCAGGGGTGTACGTTCGATTGTCCTGGCTGCATCGCTGCGGAGATGAATCATTCTAACGATTTTGAACTCACGACTCCCTCAGATTTGGTGGAGCGAGTTTTGAAGATCAGCGGGATTGAAGGCGTGACTTTGTCGGGAGGCGATCCGTTTGACCAGCCACTCACGTTGCTCGCGGAGTTTCTTGAGATTCTCAATCGGCAAAGTGAGTTGAGTGTGATGTGCTACACCGGGCGAACCTTGGATCAGCTTCGTCGCCGTGGGGCAAACGACGTGACAGCGCGAATCTTGAGTCGGCTCGATATTCTGATTGATGGGCTTTATGTCGAATCGCTCAACGATGGGCGAGCCTGGCGTGGCTCGTCGAATCAGGAGATTCATTTCTTGTCACCACGATATCATCATCTCGAAACGTCAATACTCGAGAGTCGAGATCGGGAATTAGAGGTGTCGGTTGGCCCGACTCGTCAAATTGAAATCACAGGCATTCCACCCGCTGGATTCATGGGTCGCCTGCAAGGCCAATTGAAATTGCGTGACCTTTCATTGGAATTCCATGTTCCCCGCGACGAACAACCAGGAGCGAAGTGA
- a CDS encoding AAA family ATPase has product MRNLVDQIVRNRAAQGGGPVSPAMVPETTRYDNDRVQDLLTNLNTDFVGLKNLKEFLQKTALRARRAEECGTLVEGFLHCRFVGPPGTGKTSVARRVGQIFHAMGLLSHGRVREVNPVSHFGSQYVSQFAEQVAEQFRLAKGGVLFIDEAYQLAEQDQGVQIIHQIVQTLTQPTFADTLVIMAGYRDPINRLLERNPGLASRIPNEIVFEQFSVDELAALFHRELEKRDHLVRSDERETFDGGLRPRISRERGDPHFANARSLQTLVDEVLDHQRARIEATGDPQRMRVRLEDLGVSQATSEDIQRLMQELDDRFVGMTTVKDQMRDIAIDVQMQAELGGQSPKAPRMLFLGNPGTGKTSAARELARLLKAVGAVVSDRWVETRGTELKGSFLGQTKDKVIEVIADARGGVLFIDEVYSLGNDCGGMDSYALEAIDAIVGQTELPENVQTAIILAGYLKPMRAFLGTNPGLARRFPATISFPDYSDEECLEILQRWFVRTQSGLTLPIEKPGVRDTLLSAIGQRRLRPHFGNAGDIEELGQRIVSARNSRLHQLPQTMWRDQSRPTIEDINRGVEQWLTGLM; this is encoded by the coding sequence GTGCGAAATCTCGTCGATCAGATTGTCCGCAACCGTGCAGCTCAAGGTGGTGGTCCTGTCTCTCCGGCAATGGTGCCCGAGACCACTCGCTATGACAACGACCGTGTCCAGGACCTTCTTACGAACCTGAACACGGATTTTGTTGGACTCAAAAACCTGAAGGAGTTTTTGCAAAAGACGGCATTGCGCGCTCGTCGGGCGGAGGAATGCGGAACGCTCGTCGAAGGTTTTTTGCATTGCCGATTCGTGGGGCCGCCGGGAACAGGGAAAACATCTGTTGCTCGGCGTGTCGGCCAGATTTTCCACGCGATGGGATTGTTGAGTCACGGTCGCGTTCGAGAGGTGAATCCTGTTTCCCATTTCGGCTCACAATACGTCAGCCAATTCGCTGAACAAGTGGCCGAGCAATTCCGCTTGGCCAAGGGGGGCGTGCTGTTCATCGACGAAGCCTATCAGCTTGCCGAACAAGACCAGGGTGTGCAAATCATCCACCAAATTGTGCAGACGCTCACACAGCCGACGTTTGCGGACACGCTCGTAATCATGGCGGGATATCGTGATCCAATAAATCGACTGCTCGAACGTAATCCCGGCCTGGCGAGTCGCATTCCTAACGAAATTGTGTTTGAGCAGTTCTCCGTTGATGAATTAGCCGCCTTGTTTCATCGCGAATTGGAAAAGAGAGATCATCTCGTTCGCTCTGACGAGCGCGAGACATTTGATGGTGGCTTGAGGCCACGGATTAGTCGAGAGCGCGGTGATCCGCACTTCGCGAATGCGCGTTCATTGCAAACTTTGGTTGATGAAGTTCTCGATCACCAACGAGCGCGAATCGAAGCGACTGGCGATCCACAGAGGATGCGTGTTCGACTTGAGGACTTGGGAGTGTCTCAGGCTACGTCAGAAGACATCCAGCGACTCATGCAGGAGTTGGACGATCGCTTCGTGGGCATGACGACTGTTAAAGATCAAATGCGCGACATTGCAATTGACGTCCAAATGCAGGCTGAACTCGGTGGCCAGTCTCCAAAGGCTCCTCGAATGTTGTTCCTGGGCAATCCGGGCACCGGAAAGACCAGCGCAGCGAGGGAACTTGCTCGTCTTTTGAAAGCCGTGGGAGCAGTGGTCAGCGACCGATGGGTGGAAACTCGTGGCACGGAATTGAAGGGATCATTTCTCGGCCAGACCAAAGACAAGGTCATCGAGGTCATTGCGGACGCTCGCGGCGGCGTACTATTTATTGACGAAGTTTACTCTCTGGGAAATGACTGCGGCGGAATGGATAGCTACGCCTTGGAAGCAATTGATGCGATCGTTGGGCAAACGGAACTGCCTGAGAACGTGCAGACAGCAATTATTTTGGCGGGCTATTTGAAACCAATGCGTGCCTTCTTGGGAACCAATCCTGGATTGGCGAGACGATTCCCGGCCACAATCTCGTTTCCGGATTATTCAGATGAGGAGTGCCTTGAAATCCTTCAGCGTTGGTTTGTCAGAACTCAGTCAGGCCTAACCTTGCCCATTGAGAAGCCTGGCGTGCGTGACACATTACTGTCCGCGATTGGCCAGCGGCGTTTGCGACCTCATTTTGGAAATGCCGGCGACATTGAAGAGCTCGGCCAGCGCATTGTCTCAGCCAGGAATTCACGACTTCATCAACTGCCACAGACCATGTGGCGCGACCAATCGCGGCCGACCATCGAAGACATCAATCGGGGGGTGGAGCAATGGCTCACAGGACTGATGTAG
- a CDS encoding AAA family ATPase, translated as MKLLQKIGNLKEFAALPPKAVEQELAAIIRGEQTAGLNKLEHLGETVFERVRKLVAAVGRSFHSRDREIEAVAAGFISGVPVLLLGPPGTAKSAVVRKLASLCGLASGEDERNGAEGNDSLFHGGYFEYLLTNHTMPEELFGGPDLAELAKGKIKKVTTGKLPRAEIAFLDEVFRGGGHILNTLLTIINEKRFDSGDGAIHVPLLGLVGASNDIPREQDLEAFFDRFPVRAWMQSVLESRQKAKAPNAKNPAAQLINLSVDAEKKRLADAWDVPTTVKERLDKRESCTNDFRFARMLLLQRLADTVDNSPRFEQFERLFRAVRDRARLSDRSFGQLWLFAAALDRLRRSDDPNMGYPNCKGHLEVFRYVARSPQDSKWLDDVVIQHMQGLQHNGVV; from the coding sequence ATGAAGTTGCTTCAAAAGATTGGCAATCTAAAAGAGTTTGCCGCCCTTCCACCGAAAGCTGTTGAGCAAGAACTCGCGGCAATAATTCGAGGAGAACAGACGGCTGGTCTTAATAAACTGGAACACCTTGGCGAAACAGTCTTCGAGCGTGTGCGGAAACTCGTCGCCGCTGTCGGACGGTCGTTTCATTCGAGAGATCGTGAGATTGAGGCGGTGGCTGCTGGGTTCATCAGCGGAGTACCTGTCTTGCTTCTGGGGCCACCAGGCACAGCGAAGAGCGCTGTCGTTCGGAAGCTTGCATCGCTTTGCGGACTCGCTTCTGGCGAAGACGAACGGAACGGCGCCGAAGGAAACGATTCCCTGTTTCACGGGGGCTACTTTGAATACCTCCTGACGAATCACACGATGCCAGAGGAATTGTTCGGTGGGCCTGACCTGGCCGAGTTGGCCAAAGGGAAGATCAAGAAAGTGACGACCGGAAAACTCCCACGTGCGGAGATTGCGTTTCTGGATGAGGTTTTCCGTGGCGGCGGTCACATCCTCAATACCCTGCTCACGATCATCAACGAAAAGCGATTCGACAGTGGCGACGGCGCGATCCATGTGCCTCTGCTGGGTCTGGTCGGTGCATCGAACGACATCCCGCGTGAGCAGGACTTGGAAGCATTCTTTGACCGATTTCCAGTGCGTGCGTGGATGCAATCGGTGTTGGAGTCTCGTCAAAAGGCAAAAGCACCGAACGCAAAGAACCCAGCGGCACAGCTAATCAATCTTTCCGTGGACGCAGAAAAGAAACGACTGGCGGACGCTTGGGATGTTCCTACAACTGTGAAAGAACGACTCGATAAACGAGAGTCTTGCACAAATGATTTTCGATTCGCCCGGATGCTATTGCTGCAACGTTTGGCAGACACGGTCGATAATTCTCCTCGCTTTGAGCAATTCGAGCGGCTATTTCGCGCCGTGAGAGACCGCGCGCGACTCTCGGATCGTAGCTTTGGTCAGCTTTGGCTCTTCGCTGCGGCATTGGACCGGCTGCGCAGATCTGATGACCCGAATATGGGATACCCAAACTGCAAGGGCCATCTCGAAGTTTTTCGATATGTTGCTCGCTCACCTCAGGATTCTAAATGGCTGGACGACGTTGTCATACAACACATGCAAGGTTTGCAGCATAACGGAGTGGTATAG